In Candidatus Vicinibacter proximus, the genomic stretch GACAAAATGGAAATCCCACAGGCTTTTCATGCTGCGCAAAAAGAATTGCGAGAGTTAGGTCTGGATCCTTACCAATGGGCCGGATTTGTATTAGTTGAATAGATACATTAAAAAAATACTCAATCCACTGATAACCTTTTTTAGTTTGGTCCTACCTTGACACATGAAATATTTGGTGTACAAAGAAATTTATTTAAATTTTTAACTTAATCTTACTTTATGTTACGAATGAATTTAATTTTTATGTGTTTAATTTGCGCAATGGTTACCTATGCTCAATTTAAACCTATTACTGCGTTCCCAAAGAACCATATAGCGCCACAAAACTTAAATTTTAAGAACTCTAAAGTTGCCCTAAAATCAGCAGAAACACCTAAATTAAAAGCATTGATTGTCCCCCTCGATGCCAATACAACATCCAATATTGAAATAAACAGTTCCACAAATATAGAAGGCCAATCTGTCGAAACTCCAAACCAAAGTCTCGCAAGCCAATTGATTAAACAAATTTTAATGGATAATGCTGACAGTGTAAACCTTCACCAAGTTCAGGCAATTAACCAATTATTGAAATCTTCAGCTCAAGTAAAAAGAAAAGAATTCATTTTTTATTAATTAAATTCTAAAAATGAAGATTATAATTTGCCAAAAATAAAACTTAACTTTGTTTGAATAGTTTCACTTTTGGGTTTAACTATTTAAAAAACCATTTAATTAAATAGCTTTTACAATACCAGCACTAAACTTTTACACATTGTACACGCTCTTTAATTCCGGAAGCTATGACAACCGCAGTGAAAAAATATTAATCCAAAATGACCTTACCTGCTTACCATACAAAAATTAGATTTTGTGTTTTTATTATATTGGCCATTTCCACAATTGTAATCCAAGCCCAAACAAAGAAAGCCCTAATCGTCGCCGTAGGCACCTACCCTACTTCTTCAAACATAACTTCTCTCCATTCATTAAATGATATACCATTAATTCAAAGTGCTTTAAAAAAACTTGGCTTTGAAGAAAAAGACATACTCATCCTAGCGGATTCACAAGCTACTAAAGAAAATATTTTAAATGGGCTGGAATCTCAATTACTAAAAAATGCAAAAGAAGGAGACATTGCCTATTTTCATTTTTCCGGGCACGGACAGCAAGTTCAGGATTTCAACGGGGATGAATCAGATGGTTACGATGAGGCCCTCGTCCCCTATGATGCACTGATGGAATATGAACCCGGAAAATATCAGGGAGAAAAACACATTACCGATGATGAATTAAATAATTTATATAAGAAAATTGTAAATAAACTTGGCGCAAAAGGACACTTTCTTATAACCGTGGATGCCTGCCATTCCGGTACTTCAACCAGAGGTTTTGGCTTGGCTAGAGGCACCGATATTCCAATGGCTCCAGCAGACTACCGGGCACAGTCTGAAAATAAACCCAAAGATTTTGGACCGTCCGATGCTTTGCAAATCAAAGAAAATGCGCTTGAAACTTTAGTTGCTTTCTTTGCCTCCATGGCCAGCCAAAAGAATTATGAAATCCTGGCGGAAGATGGGAAGTATTATGGATCACTCAGTTATGCGTTCAGCAAAGCAATCAATAAACTTCCAAAAGATGCAAGTTATTTACAACTGTTTGATCGCATCAGATTAACCATTGGAAACTCAATCAGCAATCAGATTCCTGAAGCTTCCGGAATTCTCACCCAAACAGTACTAGGCGGAAAATTCCAAAGCACTCCTGAATACTATTTAGCAAGAGAATGGGTCAGTGACAGCCTATTGGAAATTGAAGGCGGATTTCTGAATGGCTTGAATACTGGGACAGTAATAGGATTCTTTCCTCCGGATACTAAAAATGGCAGTAACGTAAAACCTTTAACAAAGGGCACCATAATTGAAGCGGGTTCACACACCAGCGTGGTGGAGCTAAAAGAAGATTTTGACAAAAATATATTGGATCATTCATGGGGAATAGTATTGGAAGAGAATTTTGGCAATGTGTTAATCCATTTAAAAAAACAAGGAAACTTGAGCATTGAAATAAATGAAATATTTCAGAATTTAATTAAAATTCCCTTTATAAAAAATACTGAAAGTGATGCAGACCTCCTCTTTGAAGAAAGTGGAATGCAGATTAAATTGACCAACAAATTTGGGCTAGAAATTGATTCCTGGAAAAACTCTTCAAACAAACAAAACTTGTTCGAATCCATAAAAAAAAGCATCACGAAATATGCACAAGCTCAATACCTACGAAAATTAAATCAACAAAATAGAAAGATAGACCTAAGACTGGATTTTATTTTAGTAAGCCGCAAAGGAATTAAAATTCCTGAAAATTATCCATCTGACAGCTTAAAAAATGAACAGGGAGAAATCATTTTAAAAAATGGAGACACCATCAGATTAAAGGTCAGCAATTATGGTAAGGAAGAAGCCTTTTTACCATTATTGATATTCAACCGGACAATAAAATGAACATACTTTATCCAAAAGCAGAAGAATCTTCGGTGAAACTTGCCAGCGGGAAATCAGAAATTATACCCATAAATTTTAGAATAAGTCCTCCATTAGGAGTCGAACTATTCAGGCTTATAGCCAGTAGGAATCCAATCAATCTAAGACCGCTTGACCAAAGAAGGAGCATCAGTGATCAACCAAATACACAAAAAGATCCTTTTGAAAAGATATTTCTCGAAACATATCATTTGGATAGCATCTCTACCCGGGGAGGCAACACCGCCTCACTTCCTCCGGGACAGGTTAACATTTCTTCAACACAGTTCCGGATAATTGATTGATTGATTGATCGGTTTGATCAATTTACAAATTATTACTAATCAACACTTTACATTCTTTTTCACCCAACAGATCAATTAAATATTTCAAAGAATGATAACCTCAATCTAAATTCTTATATTTATGTGCATAATCACATGCACAAGTATTTTTTGATGCCTTTCTGATCTACTTTTGTGTTTCATGCGTAATGATGACAATTACCAAATCATATATGATCTTTAATAAGTTAAGCTTTCAAGGTTGGCAATTATTTCGCAAATCAATTATTGCTCCTTTATTCATGTTGCATTTCGGGCTGAATCAACTTCAAGCACAAGAACCTATGCCTTTGACAACGCCTCCCATTGTCAATGATCTGGAAGCTGCCCCAACATCCGGAATAAATGACATAGAAGGCACAACTGATGAAGAACGAGTTAAAACTATTTATAACAAATTGGTAAAAGCAAGAGGAGATTACAGGTTTCAAATTCCGGAAGTTTTTTTACGCAATGAAGTAGCAAGAGCCGCCTCCATTGATTACGAAAATTTAGAAATTGTTTTGGAAAAAAAAGCTTACGACGCTTGTCTACCCTATGGAGATGCAGCAATTGCATTTCTCTTAGGACATGAGCTGACTCATTATTACGAAAAGCATGCCTGGCGGAGTGGCTTTGCTGGAAATAATTCGGATCTCAAGGCGAGCCGAAGTCTTAAAGTGGACAACAATGACTTGGTATCAAACGAAATCGAAGCCGATTATTTGGGCGGTTTTCTTGCCTACTCAGCTGGTTTTGGACTTTTTGATAAGGGAGGAGAAATTATTAAAAGTATCTACAAGGATTACAAAATGAAAGATGAGATCGATGGATACCCATCCTTGCAAGATCGTGTAGAATTTTCCAAAAGAAGCGCTGCTAAATTAGAATCACTGATTGATGCCTTTGAAATGGCCAACATGCTAAATGCAACCGGCAAATTTGAGGAAGCAAAATCCTACTATAAGTACATTCTGATGCATTATCAAAGCAGAGAAATTTACAACAACATAGGTGCTGCCAATTTGTATGAAGCCCTTAGCTATTTTGATCAAAAGGATTTAAAATTTAAATACCCTGTACAACTGGATCTAAAAACTCAGGGAGCCCGAGATGTATCTGTTAAAGAAAAGCGGGAAGCACTTTTGAGAGAAGCCATTAAACATTTTAATTATGCCATTGGGTTGGATGCTGATTATGCTCCTGCCTATTTGAACAAAGCAATAGCCTTAACTATATTGGGGGAATATGATCGTGCACTTTTTTTATGCGATAAAGAGGCCTTAGAACTTGCCGTCAAAAAGAAACTCACAAAACTTATTACTGATGCCAAAATCCTTAAAGCCATCATTTTTACTAAAACCAAAAAAGAAGCAGACGCCAAAAAAATTTTAACAGACCTGGCAAATAACAATAAAAGCAAACTGGCAAAAATAAATCTGGATATCATAACTACCGGCATTATACCAAAGGATGTCCTGCCCAACCAAGCCAATGAGGTATTTGACACCATCCAGAGTTTTAATTTAAAATCAATTGCAAAAAACAGAAGCCCGAATTTTAATACTGAAAAAGTGTTACAGATTAACAATTCAAATATCTTTTTTCAGTGGACAGAAGATACTTTGAATTTTAAAGTATATTTCAATCAAATCAGTGAGCCTAAATTTAGAAATTTTATAATGCTGACCAAGCCGGGTAACGAAGTTAAAAACTCTAAAAATATTGGACTGGGAAGTCCACTCTCTTTAATTACGCAAACCTATGGCCCCGCTAAACAGACTTTGGAAACCCCCCTGGGAAGCATACTTATTTACAGCAATACAATATTTATTCTAAATGAAAAGGACAAAGTGGAAAGATGGGGGAATTTTTCTTACAATAACAAATATTTTTAGTACAACTGACGTAACCGGATTTTTTAAATAATTCTATAAATGGTTCACAATAAAAGATAACCAAATATAATAATCAAGTATAGTTGATTGAAAAGTCATGAAAATCTTTAAAAATAAAGTATTCGGAAATTACACTACGCTGGACTATCTTGGCAAAGGTAGTTTTACATCCGTCTACACCGCCGTACATAATTTTACAAAGGAGAAAGTTGCACTCAAAATAGCCCATACCAATGATAAAACCATCATTGCTGAATTCAATAAAATTGTAAAAAGTGGCCTGAAAGGGCTTTTAAAAATTGACCACAAGGACATCATTGGGATCCGGGAATACTTTGTTGTATCGGAGGGTAACACTGAGTATTTTATCTTAGTGCTGGATCTGGTCAAAGGAGACTCCCTTGACAGAACCAATGTAGTAGATACTTGCAGCTTACAGGAAAAACTTGTAATGTTTGGAAAAATTTGTGATGCTATAATTTACGCTCATGAATTCGAGTATGAGGATCAAAATGAATATCATTCGTACAGGATCAAAGGAATATTCCATGGGGACATAAAGCCTAATAATATTATGATCTCTCAGGAGATGGATCCGAAAATTATAGACTTTTCTTTCCTAAACTTGAAAAAAGCCGCGGGTGAATCAGAAAACTTTATAAGTGAAAAAGAAGTCAACACCGGAGAATTTGGAACTAAAGGATATATGCCTCCGGAACAGGAAAATTTTGGAATTATAAATGAGAAAACGGATATCTATGCTTTGGGGGTAGTTCTAAAGCAACTCATATATGGTTTTAAATTTGAAAAAGAAGCGGAGAAAAAACCCATTTTTCTAAAACTTGACAAGATTATTGAAAAAGCAACCCAAACAAAACCTGAGTTGCGACATGAATCTGTAAGAGCCCTTAAATTCGAAATTGACAAACTTTTAAAAATAAACTTCGTATAAATCCATGGCTATCGATTGCCGCAAGTGTATTGATCGTCGGTGTTTTCGGTTTTATCTTTTATCAGAAGAATTTGAAAAGCACTACAGAAACTTACAATTCTACGACCTATCACAATAATTCAGAGGAGAATCAAAGAGGTGTGAAGGCTCGTGACACCACAAACTTTTCAGTTGATTTAAATAAGAACAAATATTACGCGCTACTTATTGGAAATAATGATTACAAACATTGGAAAAAATTAAAATACCCCGTCACTGATGTTGACAACATGAAAAACACCCTGTTGGAACATTATACTTTCGAACCCGAAAACATAAAGGTTATTACAAATGGAACATACGAGACCATCTACAAGGGGTTTGAATCATTTACAGACCATGGTCCCAATACCTATTTACTTATTTATTATGCAGGCCATGGGAAATACGATAACATTACGGATAAAACTTCACTAATACCTGTGGATGCAGAAGAGAACTCTGATTCAAAAAACATCACAAGTGACATCATTAAGGACCTTTTAAAAAAGTGTAGAATTCACAACATCCTCTTTATTTCGGATGCATGTTACTTGGGAGCGATGGCTTCAAGGGGACTTGACAAGGACAGTGTGGAAAGACATGACATTAATACTTTTAAATCTTTTGCATCTAAACAATCCAGAAAATTCATTTCAAGTGGTGCTCAGGAAACCGTTCCAGACAAATCATACTTTAATGAATATCTGATCAAGTATTTAAAAAAAAATTCACACGACATTACTTTTGAATATACATTGTACAATGACATCATAGAACCGATTCGGAGAAACTCAGCAACCACACCTGTTTTTGGCGTGTTTTTTGACACCCGTGATGAAGGTGGTCATTTCTTCTTTGTCAAAAGAAAAAAAATGGAAGATCCCAGAAATCAATAATATGGGATAACTTTATGAATATAACATTACAAAATCAATCTATTATGTTCCGGAAAATAGTTTCTGTATGTATTACAATACAATTTGTAAGTCTGATTTATGCCCAGGCGGATTTTCCTGTTGTAGTGGTGAGTACTCATGGGAAAGTTAAAAGCAAACTAGAATCAGGTAAATGCTTGAAGACATCGGCAGGAGCTTTGTTAAAAAAAACAGCTACCATTCAGCTAAAGAAAAATGCAGATGCCATCATTTATGTAAACAATCGATTTGTTTCATTAAATGATAAAGGAAAATATAAAATTGAAGAATTGGCCAGCAGCGGTATGCGCAATGCCAAATTAAATTTTGACCCTTTGTTTGGAGAATATATTAAATCAGCGATAACGATCACCTCTCAATCCGGTTGGAATATGAAGAGCAACAAATCTATGGGTGACGGATGGAGTGAATTATCAGGCTTGGAAAAAGGTGGATGGGGTACCACTGACCCTAAAGAAAAAGGTGGCTGGGGCACTACCAATCCTAAAGAAAAAGGTGGCTGGGGAACTACCAATCCTAAAGAAAAAGGTGGCTGGGGCACTACCAATCCTAAAGAAAAAGGTGGCTGGGGGACGACCAATCCTAAAGAAAAAGGTGGCTGGGGGACGACCAATCCTAAAGAAAAAGGTGGCTGGGGTACGACCGATCCTAAAGAAAAAGGTGGCTGGGGGACAACCGACCCTAAAGAAAAAGGTGGCTGGGGTACGACCGATCCTAAAGAAAAAGGCGGTTGGGGAACTACCGATCCTAAAGAAAAAGGTGGCTGGGGAACTACCGATCCTAAAGAAAAAGGCGGTTGGGGAACTACCGATCCTAAAGAAAAAGGCGGCTGGGGAACTACCGATCCTAAAGAAAAAGGCGGCTGGGGGATCAACGACATGAATATTGAACCTGCTTGTCCGGGAGGAATTTATAAAAATGGGGCAACTGTTTTGCGATGGTTAAAAGCCAAAGATGTAGAACACTATATGATTTGCATTTTTGATGAAGATGTGAATTTAATTACCAATTATGTGGTTCATGACACATTCGTTTGGGTAGATCTGAGTAAGTTTAATCTAGATCCCCAAAAGACATATTATTGGCAAATAATTGCATATGGCCAAAAGCTAGTTTCTCCACCGGTAACTTTTGTAATTCTGCCTATGGAAGATCAAAATGAAATTCTGGAAACGCCAAAAAATTCAGACATCTATTCAAACACAGGTCCAGTTGTGCAGGGTATGATGGAAGCTGTTGCATTTGAAAGCAATAAAATGAATTTGGAGGCTTTAAATACTTATGACAAAACTTTATCGCAATATCCAGAGAATAAACTGCTCAGTATGCTTTATGCCTCATTTTGTGTAAGAATGGGCCAATACTCCAAAGCAAAAATGATCATGGAAAAATAAGAATTAAAAACCTTGGATGATTCACTTAGAAAAATATTGATTTTTCAAGATTTTGAATTCCTTCATTTGGATTACTTTCTTAAAATTATCATCGGTCAATATACTGTCCAGATCCTTAAAACCTTCTTTAAAGGCTTTTGCAAGGGACTCACAGCATAAGACATTTCTACCCGTTTGGGCATAAATAGAAGCCAACAGGTAATGGGCGAAATGATCCTTTGGATATTTAACAACGTAGTTTGTCAATTCATTTTCAGCATTTACTATGTCGTTGGTATACATATAATACTCTATCATTCCTTGAAAGGTGTATTCAGATACTGGCAAAATAGATCTACCTTTCTCATAATAAGTCTTTGCCTCCTCAAGTTCGTTCAGTTGAAGAAGCGCGTAACCTAATGCATTCAATTCCGGAACATTATTAGGTTCAAAAATTAAACCTGCCTTCTTCATTTTGACCGCTAAATCATATTTTTTATCGTAAACATAATTGCTACCCAATCTAAAATATGCATCTGAAAAACTCGAATCAATGCTTATAGCTCTAAAATATAGTTCATTAGCTTTTGAGAAATTTCCAGTATGTTGGTAAGTGTGTCCTAAATTATAAATCCCTAAAACAAACATACTGTCCAGCTCTACCGCTTT encodes the following:
- a CDS encoding caspase family protein gives rise to the protein MKSTTETYNSTTYHNNSEENQRGVKARDTTNFSVDLNKNKYYALLIGNNDYKHWKKLKYPVTDVDNMKNTLLEHYTFEPENIKVITNGTYETIYKGFESFTDHGPNTYLLIYYAGHGKYDNITDKTSLIPVDAEENSDSKNITSDIIKDLLKKCRIHNILFISDACYLGAMASRGLDKDSVERHDINTFKSFASKQSRKFISSGAQETVPDKSYFNEYLIKYLKKNSHDITFEYTLYNDIIEPIRRNSATTPVFGVFFDTRDEGGHFFFVKRKKMEDPRNQ
- a CDS encoding protein kinase, with the protein product MKIFKNKVFGNYTTLDYLGKGSFTSVYTAVHNFTKEKVALKIAHTNDKTIIAEFNKIVKSGLKGLLKIDHKDIIGIREYFVVSEGNTEYFILVLDLVKGDSLDRTNVVDTCSLQEKLVMFGKICDAIIYAHEFEYEDQNEYHSYRIKGIFHGDIKPNNIMISQEMDPKIIDFSFLNLKKAAGESENFISEKEVNTGEFGTKGYMPPEQENFGIINEKTDIYALGVVLKQLIYGFKFEKEAEKKPIFLKLDKIIEKATQTKPELRHESVRALKFEIDKLLKINFV
- a CDS encoding caspase family protein, which codes for MTLPAYHTKIRFCVFIILAISTIVIQAQTKKALIVAVGTYPTSSNITSLHSLNDIPLIQSALKKLGFEEKDILILADSQATKENILNGLESQLLKNAKEGDIAYFHFSGHGQQVQDFNGDESDGYDEALVPYDALMEYEPGKYQGEKHITDDELNNLYKKIVNKLGAKGHFLITVDACHSGTSTRGFGLARGTDIPMAPADYRAQSENKPKDFGPSDALQIKENALETLVAFFASMASQKNYEILAEDGKYYGSLSYAFSKAINKLPKDASYLQLFDRIRLTIGNSISNQIPEASGILTQTVLGGKFQSTPEYYLAREWVSDSLLEIEGGFLNGLNTGTVIGFFPPDTKNGSNVKPLTKGTIIEAGSHTSVVELKEDFDKNILDHSWGIVLEENFGNVLIHLKKQGNLSIEINEIFQNLIKIPFIKNTESDADLLFEESGMQIKLTNKFGLEIDSWKNSSNKQNLFESIKKSITKYAQAQYLRKLNQQNRKIDLRLDFILVSRKGIKIPENYPSDSLKNEQGEIILKNGDTIRLKVSNYGKEEAFLPLLIFNRTIK